The genomic interval ATAGCATTAATTTCTAAAAAATTCTTTAAACATTTTACTGATTTAGTTGTAGAAAGCGTCAAATATTTTTCCATTAGTGAGAAAGAGATACAAAAACGTTACAAATTTCTAAACCCAGAATTAGTAGATAATTATAGTAAGAAGAAAAAAGGTATTATAATTGTTGGAGCACATCAAGCAAACTGGGAATGGTCTACAAGTATGCCACTTGCTTTAGAAACAACCATTTTAGGCGCATACACTAAAATACAAAACAAGTATTACGAAAAAGCTATTAAAAAGAGTAGAAAGCGTTTTGGTATTGATGGTTATAAAACCTCTGAAACAATTCTTAATATTCAAAAAAATATTGATAATAAGCTTCAAGCTGCTTATATTTTACTAAGTGACCAATCTCCACAACCGCACAAAACATATTATTGGAGCAAGTTTTTTGGTGTAAAAGTACCCATACATACGGGTGCAGAAATGCTTGCAAAAAAATTCGACTTTGTTGTAATTAACTATGTGGCAAGAAAAGTAAAAAGAGGATATTATGAAGTTGAATTTCAATTAATAACCGAAACTCCTAAAGATTTTGATGATTATCAAATTACGGATAAATACACCAAAATAACAGAAGAAAATATAAGACTACAACCAGAGTTATACTTATGGTCTCACAAACGTTTTAAACATAGTGATAAAGTACCAAAAGAGTTTTTATAAATCTTTTGGCACTTTCTTTTTTTTTAAATTCTTAAAGGTGAAACCTTCCTCCAATAAGTATATTTCTTTGGAAAAAAGTAAAACTTTGAGAAGCTCCATCGTTTGGATTATAAGTCGTTTTAACATCTGGCATATAAATATAACCAAACTTTAAATCTGATTGTATATAGAAATATTTAAAGAACGTTAAATTAAGACCTACAACAGCTGAAGTACCGTAACCAGCAATATGAAACTCATCATGTCTTTCTTGATCAAATAACTTTATATCTGTTCTTGGATACAAAATTCCTGCTCCTAAACCTTCCGTAAGGTTTATTTGAAAGTTCTTATGGTTTAAACCAATTAAATGACCAATTTCATCAAATCTTCTAAACTCAACATTTACATAATTTAAACCATCGGTATGTTCTAGCTGTAAAAAATCTTCAGATAATATTTGATTATCATTATTATAAACACCATCAAATGGAGTTCCTGCATTTATCTCTCCATCAATTTTTACCGTTTGATCTGCAACCATTACATATTTCATGTGGTCTACACCTATAGAAATTGTATAATTTTCTTTTAAAAAATACCCTATTCTATAATTGTTTTGAGGAATGGTAATTCTACCCGGATTTAAATAATCATTAAAACTAAATGGCGTTTGCCTGTCTTTTGCTTTTACATTGCGTAAAGTAAAATCATAACTACCATTATCTCCAGTAAAGTGAATATCAGAATCAGAGTAATTAGCCCTATTCCATCCCCAATAAAAAAAGAATTTTCCTTTATTAGTTATTTTCTCTACATTTTTTAAATTATCAATATTTTCTGTACTATTTTCTTGTGAAAAAGAACAGATGCTCATTAATAAAAATGAACCTATAATTACTTTTGTTTTCAAAATACTATGCTATTATTGCTTTAATTTCATTGATAAATCTTACAGCTAAGTCGTCTGCAGCTTGCTGAGATTTTGCTTCTGTGTAGATTCTAATAATTGGCTCTGTATTCGATTTTCTTAAGTGAATCCATTCGTCAGCAAAATCAATTTTTACACCATCTATGGTATTTACATCTTCGTTCGAATAGGTAGAAGCCATTGTTTCTAAAATCTTGTCAACATCTATTTCTGGCGTTAACTGAATTTTATTTTTACTCATAAAATAACTTGGGTACGAATCTCTTAATTCTTTACAAGATATTTTCTTATTTGCTAAATGCGATAAAAACAAAGCAACTCCTACTAGAGAATCTCTACCATAATGAGATGCAGGATAAATGATTCCACCATTTCCTTCTCCTCCAATTACTGTATTGGTTTCTTTCATTTTGATAACCACATTTACTTCTCCAACTGCTGAAGCTGTATACGTTCCTCCATGCTTTTCTGTTACATCTCTTAATGCTCTAGAAGATGATAAATTAGAAACCGTGTTTCCACCACCTAATTTCCCTAAAACATAATCTGCACAAGCAACTAAAGTATATTCTTCTCCGAACATAGAACCGTCTTCAGAAATTAAAGCCAAACGATCTACATCTGGATCTACTACAATTCCGAAATCTGCTTTTTTCTTTACCACCAATTCAGAGATATCTGTTAAGTGTTCTTTTAAAGGTTCTGGATTGTGAGGAAACTCACCATTTGGAGTACAATATAATTCTATACATTTAACACCTAATTTCTTTAATAAAGCAGGAATAAAAATTCCTCCTGTAGAATTTACACCATCTACAACTACTTTAAATTTTGCTTTTTTAATCGCTTTAACATCTACTAAATCTAGATTTAAAACCTCTTTAATATGTTTTTTTAAGTATTTTTTATTCTTTTTATAAGAACCTAAATCATCTACTTCTGCAAATGAAAAATCTTCACTTTCTGCTAAAGCTAAAATTTTTTCTCCTTCTGCTCCGTTTAAGAATTCTCCTTTTTCATTTAATAATTTTAAAGCATTCCATTGTTTTGGATTGTGAGATGCTGTTAAAATAATTCCTCCATCCGCTTTTTCTAAAGGAACAGCAACTTCTACCGTTGGTGTTGTAGATAAACCTAAATCAATTACATCGATTCCTAACCCTACTAAAGTATTAGCTACTAAACTAGAAATCATTTTACCAGAAATACGAGCATCTCTACCAACTACTACTTTTATTTTTTTCTTACCAGAATTTCTTGCCTTAATAAATGCTCCGTAAGCAGAAGCAAATTTTACAGCGTCTATTGGTGTTAAATTATCAGCAGTTTTTCCGCCAATGGTTCCTCTAATTCCTGAAATTGATTTTATTAATGTCATATTTTTTATTGTCTTTTTAAGCGGAACAAATATAAATTATTATAAATAATAAGCCTTTTTTATTGAGGCTTTTTTTATAAATGATAAACACCTAATGTGTTTCTAAAAGCATTAGGAGTTTCCTTAAAATAACGTTTAAACGCTGCACTAAAATGAGTTGCATTTTTATAACCAACCTGTTCCGAAATTTCATAAATAGGAATTTGTGTTGTTTTTAATAACTTTTTAGCTTTTTTCATTTTTTCTTCATGATAGAATTCATTTAGTGTAGTATCAAAAATTTTCTTAAATTTTGTTTTTAATAAATTTTCATTCAAGCCAAACTGAAGTGATAATTGACTTAATGAATAATTTTTATCTAAATTGTTTTTTAAAAATAACCTTACCTTATAAAGTGTTTTTAGTAATTTATCACTTTTTACAGGTGTTTGATTCGAATTTATATTCTTATAATTATTTATTTGACTTGCTAAAATTTCTAAAATTTTAGCTTCCAATAAAATTTTAAAAGAAATCTCTTCTGAATACTTTAGCTCCAGGTTTGATAATAATATTATTATATCTTCTGTAATTGGAATAATGAGATCCTTATCTGTAATCTTTTTATAAATTAATCCTTTATTTAATCCATGTTGATCTAAAAACTCATTTGATAGTTTTATTTCAACCTCTCTGTATGGTTTACTTTTTGTTATTCTGTAAAAACCATCAAAACTTTTAATGAATGCCATATAAGACTCTTGACTTTCATATAAAATATCATCGCTACTATTATCAAATGACATTATTTTTTCTCCTTCTATAAGGAAGGACAATTGTAATCTTCTTTCTTCAATTTTCTCTAAAACAACTAAGTCTGAACTTAATAAAAAATTACTAATTAATATAGACATACAATTAAATTGTAATTCGATAATTGATCCAACACCAAATTCTTGTAAAATTTCATATTCGATACAGAGAAAACCACAATATTTATTCTTAGATTTTTCAACAGCTATCTTATTAATAAAATTTGATTTTAGAGCTTCTAAATCCAAAATTTTACAATTTTCAAAATCACGTCTTTTTTTATTCTGCATGCGTCTTTTTAAATTCTATTACTTGTTTACATTTGTGGTAAATTTATTTAGACTAAATACAAATAACAAATAAAAATGATAAAAAAATTAATAATTTTAGTAATACTATTTTCTACATCACTAATAAGTGCTCAAAAAGGATCTATTACAGGTAAAATTGTAACACAAAAAAACAGCCCAATTTCTAATGTTAACATAATAATAAAAAAGACAAATAAAGGAACTATAAGTAATCATTCAGGAGCATTTAAAATAGAGAATGTACAATCCGGTAATTATAATTTATCAATTACATATATTGGTTACAAATCAAAACTGATTCCTTTTACAGTTGAAGAGGGGCAAAAATTGAAATTACCAAAAATTATTTTGATTCAAAATCAAGAACAATTAAATCAAATAATTGTTAATAGTAATAAGAAAAACAAATTTTCTACAAAAGAAAGTGTTTATGTCTCTAAAATGCCTTTAGCAGATATAGAAAACCCGCAAGTATATAATTCAATTTCTAGTGAATTATTAAAAGAGCAAGTAGTTACCAATTTAAATGATGCTATTAAAAATGCAACAGGAGTTACCAGATTATGGGAGTCTACTGGGCGTGGAGGTGATGGAGCAGAATATTATTCTTTACGTGGATTTGCAGTACAACCTACATTATTAAATGGGTTACCTGGATTAAATAATGGAGGTTTAGATCCTTCAAATATTGAACGAATTGAAGTTATTAAAGGTCCGTCAGGAACACTTTATGGAAGTAGTTTAATTTCGTATGGAGGATTAATCAATGTAGTAACAAAACAACCTTATGAAACTTTTGGAGGAGAAATATCATATACTTCCGGGACCTATGGGTTAAATAGAGTTACGGCAGATATAAACACTCCACTTGGAGATAGTAATGATACTTTTTTAAGAATTAATACTGCCTATCATACTGAAAACAGCTTTCAAGATGCGGGTATGAATAACTCTTTTTATTTTGCACCTTCTCTAAAATTTATTGCAAATGAAAAATTAAGTTTTATTGTAAATACAGAAATATTAAAAAGAAAATCTGTAAATGCACCTATGCTTTTTTTAAGTGGTTCTACAGCTATATTGGATAACAATATTGATATTTTTGAGAAAAACTACAAAAATTCATTTACAAGTAACAATTTATCTATTGAGAACCCTACATTTAACTTACAAGCTCAAGCACTTTACAAATTATCAGATACTTGGACTTCTCAAACTGTATTTTCTACAGGTAAAACTACTGCAGACGGTTACTACTCTTATTTATGGGGTTCTACTGATGGAAATGCCATTAATCATTATATCTCAAAATTAAATAATGAAACAAAAACAATTGATATTCAACAAAATTTTATTGGTGATTTTAAAATCGGTAAATTAAGAAATCGTTTAGTAGTAGGGTTAGATTATTTTAATACTAACTTAAGAAATAATGCTACTGGTTGGAATTTACTTGGGCAAGTAACTCTAGATGATGGACTAAGTACCTCTATTTTATCACAATCTGCTGTAGATAATTTATTAGCAGTTACAAGTGTTTCAAATACTGAAGCAGAACAAGAGACGTATAGTGCTTATTTTTCGGATGTATTAAATTTAACACCTACACTATCTGCAATGGTTAGTTTAAGAGTAGATTTATTTAAAGGAAATGAAGTATATGTTTTTCAAGGTGGAGATGACGAAACAAATGACGACCAAACAGCCTTTTCTCCGAAATTTGGATTAGTATATCAACCTATCAAAGACAAGTTGTCTTTATTTACAAATTATATGAATGGATTCTCTAATGTGTCTCCTCAAGAGGTTTCAGATGCAGATGGTACAAACCCTACTATAAAATCTTTCGATCCAGAAAAAGCAAATCAATTTGAAGTAGGGATGAAAGCAAATTTATTTAAAAACAAATTATCTGCAACGGTAAGTTATTATAACATCAATGTCTCTAACAAATTAATGGCAGATCCAAATAATGTAAACAACACATTACAAGGAGGAGAAGTCGAAAGTAAAGGTCTTGAATTAAGTTTCATTGCAAGCCCAGTTAAAGGATGGAATATTATTACTGGTTTTAGCCATAATAATAGCGAAGTTTTAAAAGAAACAGAAGGAGCGGGTTACTTAGGTTTGAGACCAATAGCAGCAGGTCCAGAAGATTTATTTAATTTTTGGACAAGCTATACTGC from Polaribacter sejongensis carries:
- a CDS encoding lysophospholipid acyltransferase family protein → MQLLSFVLTYPLILLLSVLPMRVLYIISDFFFFLVYYVFRYRKEVVLANLHLAFPEKSEDEIALISKKFFKHFTDLVVESVKYFSISEKEIQKRYKFLNPELVDNYSKKKKGIIIVGAHQANWEWSTSMPLALETTILGAYTKIQNKYYEKAIKKSRKRFGIDGYKTSETILNIQKNIDNKLQAAYILLSDQSPQPHKTYYWSKFFGVKVPIHTGAEMLAKKFDFVVINYVARKVKRGYYEVEFQLITETPKDFDDYQITDKYTKITEENIRLQPELYLWSHKRFKHSDKVPKEFL
- the glmM gene encoding phosphoglucosamine mutase, which codes for MTLIKSISGIRGTIGGKTADNLTPIDAVKFASAYGAFIKARNSGKKKIKVVVGRDARISGKMISSLVANTLVGLGIDVIDLGLSTTPTVEVAVPLEKADGGIILTASHNPKQWNALKLLNEKGEFLNGAEGEKILALAESEDFSFAEVDDLGSYKKNKKYLKKHIKEVLNLDLVDVKAIKKAKFKVVVDGVNSTGGIFIPALLKKLGVKCIELYCTPNGEFPHNPEPLKEHLTDISELVVKKKADFGIVVDPDVDRLALISEDGSMFGEEYTLVACADYVLGKLGGGNTVSNLSSSRALRDVTEKHGGTYTASAVGEVNVVIKMKETNTVIGGEGNGGIIYPASHYGRDSLVGVALFLSHLANKKISCKELRDSYPSYFMSKNKIQLTPEIDVDKILETMASTYSNEDVNTIDGVKIDFADEWIHLRKSNTEPIIRIYTEAKSQQAADDLAVRFINEIKAIIA
- a CDS encoding helix-turn-helix transcriptional regulator, with the protein product MQNKKRRDFENCKILDLEALKSNFINKIAVEKSKNKYCGFLCIEYEILQEFGVGSIIELQFNCMSILISNFLLSSDLVVLEKIEERRLQLSFLIEGEKIMSFDNSSDDILYESQESYMAFIKSFDGFYRITKSKPYREVEIKLSNEFLDQHGLNKGLIYKKITDKDLIIPITEDIIILLSNLELKYSEEISFKILLEAKILEILASQINNYKNINSNQTPVKSDKLLKTLYKVRLFLKNNLDKNYSLSQLSLQFGLNENLLKTKFKKIFDTTLNEFYHEEKMKKAKKLLKTTQIPIYEISEQVGYKNATHFSAAFKRYFKETPNAFRNTLGVYHL
- a CDS encoding TonB-dependent receptor translates to MIKKLIILVILFSTSLISAQKGSITGKIVTQKNSPISNVNIIIKKTNKGTISNHSGAFKIENVQSGNYNLSITYIGYKSKLIPFTVEEGQKLKLPKIILIQNQEQLNQIIVNSNKKNKFSTKESVYVSKMPLADIENPQVYNSISSELLKEQVVTNLNDAIKNATGVTRLWESTGRGGDGAEYYSLRGFAVQPTLLNGLPGLNNGGLDPSNIERIEVIKGPSGTLYGSSLISYGGLINVVTKQPYETFGGEISYTSGTYGLNRVTADINTPLGDSNDTFLRINTAYHTENSFQDAGMNNSFYFAPSLKFIANEKLSFIVNTEILKRKSVNAPMLFLSGSTAILDNNIDIFEKNYKNSFTSNNLSIENPTFNLQAQALYKLSDTWTSQTVFSTGKTTADGYYSYLWGSTDGNAINHYISKLNNETKTIDIQQNFIGDFKIGKLRNRLVVGLDYFNTNLRNNATGWNLLGQVTLDDGLSTSILSQSAVDNLLAVTSVSNTEAEQETYSAYFSDVLNLTPTLSAMVSLRVDLFKGNEVYVFQGGDDETNDDQTAFSPKFGLVYQPIKDKLSLFTNYMNGFSNVSPQEVSDADGTNPTIKSFDPEKANQFEVGMKANLFKNKLSATVSYYNINVSNKLMADPNNVNNTLQGGEVESKGLELSFIASPVKGWNIITGFSHNNSEVLKETEGAGYLGLRPIAAGPEDLFNFWTSYTAQSGRLKGFGIGFGGNYASENKVFNNTNTGSFELPSYTTLNTSLSYTEEKVTVILKLDNIANKKYFSGWSTVAPQKLRSISASMRYRF